Proteins from a genomic interval of Lolium perenne isolate Kyuss_39 chromosome 1, Kyuss_2.0, whole genome shotgun sequence:
- the LOC127327634 gene encoding phospholipase A1-II 7, producing MAHTVVPMSSPKAGAGSIATTWEKLQGSESWKGLLPSSDHPDSLDADLRASLIAYGELAEAAYDGLNAVKSSWDAGSPLYGHAGLLAASGVSHPEHYTVTKFLYATCDLRPWSGSSRSVSKALFVRQPKLSRAGPWWWQTNLIGYVAVATDDGVRALGRRDIVVAWRGSVKVSEFLKDGAFLYASAAEGLDLSADARFTGTNVHGGFLSVYKTNNPIENYRTSQTDIVIGTSARDEARDEVQRLVEKHRGEKTSITVTGHSLGAALAVLNAVDIVAHGINMPPASSKHLPTNPCPVTAILFACPQVGDDNFGRAFASLPQLRALHVKNAHDEVPNLPTGNFVDVATANLLIDTDRSPYLKPGTPLLTPIWYHNLQCYLHCLAGDQGTEKHFKLVVDRDIALVNKSTDRLREEYPVPAKWWVNANSYYKGKGVARFKLDYFEDI from the exons ATGGCACACACAGTCGTTCCCATGTCGTCGCCGAAGGCTGGAGCTGGAAGCATCGCCACCACGTGGGAAAAGCTCCAGGGTTCGGAGTCATGGAAGGGGCTCCTGCCCTCGAGCGACCACCCGGACTCGCTGGACGCCGACCTCCGTGCCTCCCTCATCGCCTACGGCGAGCTCGCGGAGGCCGCCTACGACGGGCTCAACGCCGTCAAGAGTTCGTGGGATGCTGGCTCGCCCCTGTACGGCCACGCCGGCCTGCTGGCCGCCTCCGGCGTGTCCCACCCGGAGCACTATACTGTGACCAAGTTCCTGTACGCGACCTGCGATCTGCGGCCGTGGTCGGGGTCGTCCAGGTCGGTAAGCAAGGCCTTGTTCGTGCGGCAACCCAAGCTGTCGCGGGCGGGGCCGTGGTGGTGGCAGACCAACTTGATCGGGtacgtggcggtggcgacggacgACGGTGTGAGAGCGCTGGGCCGGCGCGACATCGTCGTGGCCTGGCGCGGCTCCGTGAAGGTATCGGAGTTCTTGAAAGACGGTGCCTTTCTCTACGCGTCCGCCGCAGAGGGGCTTGACCTCTCGGCTGACGCCAGATTCACCGGCACAAATGTGCACGGTGGCTTCCTATCCGTGTACAAGACAAATAACCCTATTGAGAACTACCGCACGTCGCAGACTGACATCGTTATAGGTACCAGCGCCAGAGATGAG GCGCGCGACGAAGTGCAGAGGCTAGTGGAGAAGCACAGGGGAGAGAAGACCAGCATCACCGTCACTGGCCACAGCCTTGGCGCCGCGCTCGCGGTCCTCAATGCCGTCGATATTGTGGCTCACGGCATCAACATGCCCCCTGCCTCCTCCAAGCACCTTCCCACCAATCCATGCCCCGTTACGGCGATCCTGTTCGCGTGCCCGCAAGTCGGGGATGACAACTTTGGGCGTGCTTTCGCCTCCTTGCCCCAACTGCGGGCACTTCACGTGAAGAATGCACATGACGAAGTGCCAAATCTCCCAACGGGGAACTTTGTGGATGTGGCAACGGCTAATCTACTTATCGACACCGACAGGTCGCCCTACCTAAAACCCGGGACCCCTCTGCTAACGCCCATATGGTACCACAACCTCCAGTGCTACCTGCACTGCCTCGCCGGAGACCAGGGTACAGAAAAGCACTTCAAGCTTGTGGTGGACCGCGACATTGCATTGGTGAACAAGAGTACTGACAGACTGAGAGAAGAGTACCCAGTACCGGCGAAATGGTGGGTAAATGCTAATAGCTACTACAAGGGCAAGGGCGTTGCTCGCTTTAAGCTGGACTACTTCGAGGACATATAA